Proteins found in one Nostoc sp. NIES-3756 genomic segment:
- a CDS encoding gamma carbonic anhydrase family protein, which translates to MSTTSYWPSPDFSHAAFIAANAVVIGSVKIAAGASIWYGAVVRGDVESIDIGECTNIQDGAILHGDPGLPTVLEDHVTVGHRAVIHSAHIERGSLIGIGAVILNGVRVGAGSIIGAGSVVTKNIPPLSLVVGLPGKISRPVSQEEAADLIKHAERYKKLALVHAGKGSDIGFYKSAE; encoded by the coding sequence GTGTCTACCACTTCTTACTGGCCTTCTCCCGATTTTTCTCACGCCGCCTTCATCGCCGCCAATGCTGTTGTTATAGGTTCCGTCAAAATAGCAGCAGGAGCAAGCATTTGGTACGGTGCAGTAGTTAGGGGAGATGTGGAAAGCATTGACATTGGTGAATGCACAAATATTCAAGATGGAGCAATTTTACACGGTGATCCCGGTTTGCCAACAGTATTGGAAGACCATGTTACTGTAGGACACCGTGCTGTAATACATTCTGCCCATATTGAGCGCGGTAGTTTAATCGGCATCGGCGCAGTCATTTTAAATGGAGTCCGCGTAGGCGCTGGTAGCATCATAGGTGCTGGATCTGTTGTAACTAAGAATATACCCCCCTTATCTCTAGTTGTGGGTCTTCCAGGGAAAATTTCCCGTCCCGTCAGCCAAGAAGAAGCCGCAGACCTCATCAAACATGCGGAACGTTACAAAAAGTTAGCATTAGTTCACGCTGGGAAAGGTAGCGATATTGGCTTTTATAAGAGTGCTGAGTGA
- a CDS encoding acetoacetate decarboxylase family protein, which translates to MQYPAAPWTLKGYAIQTLHLVDIDQVRSLIPSELNLFSLWPGKAIASVYLSYYSSDSVMEYSELIVALAVTADKGFGGWISHIYVDNENSVAGGREIWGLPKEYAQFTWQEKSVTVHQGNQNLCTLNFSQPNFAWRQTLAAPGFSKLDHNLLTFTAKFEGLMGFVGANLEVPNTSPFSSVGFNQPFLTVRYDQMILQVDAPKVISH; encoded by the coding sequence ATGCAATATCCCGCAGCACCTTGGACACTAAAAGGTTATGCTATCCAAACTCTGCATTTAGTGGACATAGACCAAGTAAGATCACTTATTCCCTCTGAGTTAAATTTATTTTCTCTATGGCCTGGTAAAGCGATCGCTAGCGTATATTTATCGTATTACAGTTCTGATTCTGTAATGGAATACAGCGAGTTAATTGTAGCCTTAGCTGTAACGGCTGATAAAGGATTTGGTGGTTGGATTTCTCACATTTATGTAGATAATGAAAATTCTGTTGCTGGTGGTAGAGAAATTTGGGGATTACCAAAAGAATATGCACAATTCACTTGGCAAGAAAAATCCGTTACAGTCCACCAAGGAAATCAAAATCTGTGTACTTTAAACTTTAGCCAACCCAACTTCGCATGGCGACAAACATTAGCTGCACCCGGTTTCAGTAAGCTTGATCATAATTTGCTAACCTTTACAGCTAAATTTGAGGGTTTAATGGGTTTTGTAGGCGCTAATTTAGAAGTACCTAATACCAGTCCTTTTTCCAGCGTAGGTTTCAATCAACCTTTTCTTACTGTGCGTTATGACCAAATGATTTTACAAGTAGACGCACCAAAAGTCATTAGTCATTAG
- a CDS encoding methylated-DNA--[protein]-cysteine S-methyltransferase, protein MVSSVKLFIDKISSEIGTILIVSNGEKLCALDFADYEPRMCKLLQKRYPSFYFQETKNPQGFSSLVKAYLIGDRYSLENIPVDTGGTPFQQQVWLALQTIPWGSTISYGQLAAKINKPTAARAVGLANSLNPIAIVLPCHRVIGSNNVLTGYAGGLERKRWLLNHEMVILP, encoded by the coding sequence ATGGTTAGCTCGGTGAAACTCTTTATTGATAAGATAAGTTCGGAAATCGGCACGATTTTAATTGTCAGTAATGGAGAAAAACTTTGCGCTCTTGATTTTGCAGATTATGAGCCAAGAATGTGTAAACTATTGCAAAAGCGTTATCCTAGCTTCTATTTTCAAGAGACAAAGAATCCGCAGGGTTTCAGTAGTCTAGTTAAAGCTTATTTAATAGGCGATCGCTACAGCTTAGAAAATATTCCTGTAGATACTGGCGGAACTCCTTTTCAACAGCAAGTATGGCTTGCGCTGCAAACTATCCCTTGGGGATCTACTATTTCCTATGGTCAATTAGCAGCCAAAATTAATAAGCCGACTGCTGCTCGTGCTGTCGGCTTGGCAAATTCACTTAACCCAATTGCGATAGTCCTTCCTTGTCATCGGGTAATTGGTTCTAACAATGTACTCACAGGATACGCAGGAGGACTAGAGCGCAAGCGTTGGTTGCTCAATCATGAAATGGTCATTCTTCCTTGA
- a CDS encoding acyl-CoA desaturase, with product MTAKHLAIAPDAEKPLRIRWINVLFFTSFHAVALLAPWFFSWSALGLLLFLHWLFGSIGICLGYHRLLSHKSFQVPKWLEYAIATIGALAMQGGPIFWIGGHRQHHAHTEDVHLDPYSSERGFWWSHMLWIMYPRSEFFDYEIYQKYAPDLARQPFYRWLDRYFLLLQIPLGLVLYALGGWSFVIYGVVLRAVLLWHSTWFVNSATHMWGYRTFDADDNARNLWWVSIVTYGEGWHNNHHTYPNVAKAGFQWWEIDVTWWSIKLLQTLGLAKKVVLPPTKSINQGRMTIS from the coding sequence ATGACTGCAAAACATCTGGCGATCGCACCTGATGCAGAGAAACCATTGCGCATACGTTGGATAAACGTATTATTTTTTACTTCATTTCATGCTGTAGCTTTGTTGGCTCCTTGGTTTTTTTCCTGGTCAGCATTGGGTTTGCTTTTGTTTCTCCACTGGTTGTTCGGCAGTATTGGTATTTGTTTAGGGTATCACAGACTACTTAGTCACAAGAGTTTTCAAGTACCCAAATGGTTAGAATATGCGATCGCCACTATCGGCGCATTAGCTATGCAGGGAGGGCCAATTTTCTGGATTGGAGGACACCGCCAGCATCACGCACACACCGAAGATGTCCACCTAGATCCATATTCTTCTGAGCGCGGGTTTTGGTGGAGCCATATGTTATGGATTATGTATCCCCGGTCAGAATTTTTCGACTATGAAATCTATCAAAAGTACGCACCAGACTTAGCTAGACAACCTTTCTATCGTTGGTTAGATCGTTACTTCCTCTTGTTGCAAATTCCTTTAGGATTAGTGCTTTATGCCTTGGGAGGCTGGTCATTTGTAATCTATGGTGTAGTTCTCAGAGCAGTATTACTATGGCATTCCACTTGGTTTGTTAACTCTGCTACCCATATGTGGGGTTATCGCACCTTTGATGCTGACGACAATGCAAGAAATTTATGGTGGGTTTCTATCGTTACTTATGGCGAAGGTTGGCACAACAACCATCACACATACCCTAACGTAGCAAAAGCTGGGTTCCAGTGGTGGGAGATTGATGTAACTTGGTGGAGTATTAAATTATTACAAACTCTAGGTTTAGCGAAGAAAGTAGTTTTACCACCAACAAAAAGTATAAATCAAGGAAGAATGACCATTTCATGA
- a CDS encoding TetR/AcrR family transcriptional regulator, whose product MASQPLSARQRLIQAALELFTAQGVSGTTTRQIAEKAAVNEVTLFRNFGNKHGLLLAVLEESAAFINLGESLVQRANPPGDVYQALKDYASASLHALERVPDLVRSVVGEADQFPAENRRALGRGLTEANRYVAQYLATVIQQGDLNTYLPAEKLASLLNGMILGYAVIEFTSEFHQLWESRDDFLENLVELFLHGTMSPAIKLAHNSLEIREIPQDVADIPAVLVHEILRQARKSGIQDYAIAYVLFAAGLSATEIVNLQRNHQIYDSHGHFLQITIPGFVRQVPVNQWILGKRYGSYTDNPLTKWLKSRKDNHAAMFINATGEPLSESEVLTCWQACTQALLTPQGQPPQIDQAKHTWRVEMLMRGMSLENLSIITACDRTQLQPYAHRAKEKAALEQATRLDQKPV is encoded by the coding sequence ATGGCCTCTCAACCGCTTTCAGCTCGCCAACGCTTGATTCAAGCAGCACTGGAATTATTTACTGCTCAGGGAGTTAGTGGAACTACCACCCGTCAAATCGCTGAAAAAGCGGCAGTCAATGAAGTGACGCTGTTCCGCAATTTTGGTAATAAACATGGACTGCTGTTGGCTGTATTAGAAGAATCAGCCGCTTTTATTAATTTAGGTGAGTCTCTTGTACAACGGGCTAATCCTCCGGGGGATGTTTACCAAGCTTTAAAAGACTATGCAAGTGCTAGCTTACACGCATTAGAAAGAGTGCCAGATTTGGTCAGGTCTGTGGTAGGTGAAGCTGACCAATTTCCGGCAGAGAATCGCCGCGCCTTGGGACGAGGCTTAACAGAGGCTAACCGCTATGTAGCTCAATACTTAGCCACAGTAATTCAACAGGGAGATTTAAACACCTATCTACCCGCAGAAAAATTAGCCAGTTTACTCAACGGCATGATTTTGGGATATGCCGTTATCGAGTTTACCAGCGAATTTCATCAACTGTGGGAAAGTCGGGACGATTTTTTAGAAAACTTAGTGGAGTTATTTCTTCACGGAACGATGTCACCCGCAATAAAATTAGCTCACAATAGCTTAGAAATCAGAGAAATACCTCAAGACGTAGCGGATATACCTGCGGTGTTAGTTCATGAAATTCTCCGACAAGCTAGAAAATCTGGCATACAGGATTACGCAATAGCATATGTTTTGTTTGCGGCTGGCTTATCCGCTACAGAAATAGTTAACTTACAACGAAATCATCAAATTTATGACTCCCACGGTCACTTCCTACAAATTACCATCCCCGGATTCGTCCGCCAAGTCCCGGTAAACCAGTGGATTTTAGGGAAACGCTATGGTTCCTATACAGACAATCCCTTAACTAAATGGTTGAAAAGTCGTAAAGATAATCATGCCGCCATGTTTATTAACGCGACAGGGGAACCACTTTCTGAATCTGAGGTTTTAACCTGTTGGCAAGCCTGCACTCAAGCATTATTAACCCCTCAAGGACAACCACCTCAAATTGACCAAGCAAAACATACTTGGCGTGTAGAGATGTTAATGCGAGGGATGAGTTTAGAGAATTTAAGCATTATTACAGCCTGCGATCGCACTCAATTACAACCCTACGCCCACAGGGCTAAAGAAAAAGCAGCCCTTGAACAGGCAACTCGTTTGGATCAAAAGCCAGTTTAG
- a CDS encoding NUDIX hydrolase, translating to MRRKVTKVLKQSGVIPYREKDGKIEILLITTRDRQEWVIPKGGIVNGMTPPASAAKEAWEEAGVIGQVDDNELGTYKYRKRGKIYRVKMYLLPVERVSDYYPEADKRYRRWLDANQAIKLIKKDSLKRIFKGFLQAKVHSCASSL from the coding sequence GTGAGACGAAAAGTTACTAAAGTTTTGAAACAGTCTGGGGTAATTCCTTATAGAGAGAAGGATGGAAAGATTGAGATACTATTGATTACAACACGCGATCGCCAAGAATGGGTAATTCCCAAAGGTGGGATTGTTAATGGTATGACTCCCCCAGCATCAGCCGCCAAAGAAGCTTGGGAAGAAGCTGGAGTCATCGGACAGGTAGATGATAATGAATTGGGTACTTATAAGTATCGTAAACGAGGCAAAATCTACCGAGTTAAAATGTATTTATTACCAGTTGAGAGAGTAAGCGATTATTATCCAGAGGCTGATAAAAGATACCGAAGATGGCTAGATGCAAATCAAGCTATCAAACTAATAAAAAAAGACTCTCTCAAGCGCATTTTCAAAGGATTCCTCCAAGCAAAAGTACACTCTTGTGCATCATCTCTTTAG
- a CDS encoding Uma2 family endonuclease, whose product MSMETTQLPQDPKVESLEWEPPMPPTDLIFDDGEPLESNRHRIAMNLLIRSLKHHWAERTDFFAGGNMFIYYSSKQARNRDFKGPDFFVVLDVEHDPTRLGWVVWEENGRYPDMVVELLSDSTEAKDLGEKKRLYEQVFKTKDYFVFHPFKVNSLQGWHLDSDKGYQPINTNPQGWLWSQSLGLWVGTWQGQVEDDNAVWLRFYDEAGNVVLLPEEAQKQRADAEQQRADTERQARLNAVSQLLDMGMSHEQVAQILSLTVAEVEIIRNS is encoded by the coding sequence ATGTCAATGGAAACTACACAACTACCCCAAGACCCTAAAGTAGAATCCTTGGAATGGGAACCACCCATGCCACCCACGGATTTAATTTTTGACGACGGAGAACCTTTGGAAAGTAACCGCCACCGCATCGCCATGAATTTATTAATTCGTTCGCTTAAACATCATTGGGCAGAACGAACTGACTTTTTTGCTGGCGGTAATATGTTTATTTACTACAGCAGTAAACAGGCAAGAAATAGAGATTTTAAAGGCCCTGATTTTTTTGTAGTTTTAGATGTAGAACATGACCCCACACGGTTGGGTTGGGTAGTTTGGGAAGAAAATGGTCGCTATCCCGATATGGTTGTGGAATTACTTTCCGACTCAACAGAAGCCAAAGATTTGGGTGAGAAAAAACGTCTTTATGAACAAGTATTTAAAACTAAAGATTATTTTGTATTTCATCCGTTCAAAGTAAATTCTCTGCAAGGTTGGCATTTAGATAGTGATAAAGGCTACCAACCAATTAACACTAACCCTCAAGGCTGGTTGTGGAGTCAGAGTTTAGGCTTGTGGGTAGGGACTTGGCAAGGTCAAGTAGAAGATGACAATGCTGTTTGGTTAAGGTTTTACGATGAGGCGGGTAATGTAGTTTTGCTACCAGAAGAAGCACAAAAACAAAGGGCTGATGCTGAACAGCAAAGGGCTGATACTGAACGCCAAGCTAGATTAAATGCTGTATCTCAATTACTAGATATGGGTATGAGTCACGAACAGGTCGCACAAATCCTTAGTTTGACTGTAGCAGAGGTGGAAATAATTCGTAATTCGTAA
- a CDS encoding GNAT family N-acetyltransferase: MTDFIFSIEDNPDSKDVQAVISKIIEFNNNSLQYKDIASSISVLIRNTEVEIVGGLVGKIHWGWLFVSYLWVDERLRGQGYGTQLLLKAEQAANERGCSYAYLDTFSFQALGFYQRLGYEIFGVLENFPPGHQRYFLQKNLQTQSYS; the protein is encoded by the coding sequence ATGACAGATTTCATTTTTAGCATTGAGGATAACCCCGATTCAAAGGATGTTCAAGCTGTAATTAGCAAAATTATTGAATTTAACAATAATAGCCTTCAATATAAAGATATTGCTTCCTCTATCAGCGTTTTAATCCGAAATACTGAGGTAGAAATTGTAGGCGGTTTAGTTGGAAAAATACATTGGGGATGGCTGTTTGTATCTTACCTATGGGTAGATGAGAGATTGCGGGGTCAAGGCTATGGAACGCAACTTTTACTTAAAGCTGAACAAGCAGCTAATGAACGCGGTTGTAGTTATGCTTATCTCGATACTTTTAGTTTTCAAGCTTTAGGATTTTACCAACGTTTGGGATACGAAATATTTGGCGTTCTAGAGAACTTCCCTCCAGGACATCAAAGATATTTCTTACAAAAAAATTTACAAACCCAATCCTATTCTTAA